From one Dyella sp. 2HG41-7 genomic stretch:
- a CDS encoding VTT domain-containing protein: MAVLLLTGVLSGRSAFGASGALQLQRFLDSISRAGMSGFLVVLVVLVLIAFTGFLPASLIGVVSGSLYGLFDGFLVSALATLAGAWVSFLVSRGLFRESFERMFIRRARLRRFGDEIVKGGWRFVCLLRMSPIMPFALTSYALGLSGISARNYLLGTVASLPALFGYVCMGSFARHSINAKSINVGYLQWVILGLGVAATIFLTLYVKRVYSRANAVS; this comes from the coding sequence ATGGCCGTGCTGCTGCTAACAGGCGTATTGTCCGGTCGGTCCGCGTTTGGCGCGAGCGGGGCGCTGCAACTCCAGCGTTTCCTGGATTCGATTTCCAGGGCAGGGATGAGCGGTTTCCTTGTAGTGCTCGTGGTTTTGGTGCTGATCGCATTCACCGGATTTCTGCCAGCTTCGCTGATCGGTGTGGTGAGCGGATCGCTCTACGGTCTTTTCGACGGCTTTCTCGTTTCCGCGCTCGCAACTCTGGCGGGAGCTTGGGTTTCGTTTTTGGTCAGTCGAGGCCTCTTTCGAGAATCGTTCGAGCGCATGTTTATTCGGCGAGCGCGACTGCGGCGGTTTGGCGACGAGATCGTTAAAGGGGGGTGGCGATTCGTATGCCTGCTGCGCATGTCGCCTATTATGCCTTTCGCACTCACCAGCTATGCCTTGGGGTTATCGGGTATCAGCGCACGCAATTATTTGCTGGGCACCGTTGCGTCGCTTCCAGCACTGTTTGGCTATGTTTGCATGGGTTCGTTCGCGCGACACAGCATCAATGCCAAATCTATCAACGTTGGCTACTTGCAGTGGGTCATTTTGGGGCTGGGCGTCGCGGCTACAATTTTCCTGACTTTGTATGTGAAGCGCGTCTACTCGCGAGCAAACGCAGTGAGCTGA
- a CDS encoding alkaline phosphatase family protein translates to MNTQLPSKRLTLIGLNEFSVDLLTRGAKELQLKNIDRLLSMRSATTTTDDMVEHRGLDPWVQWVSVHTGVPSSVHGIIHLGDTPSALSVSQVWETLSDAGISSGIWGAMNATREGARHCDFFLPDPWTFSEVAYPDELNDLLSLPRYYSKNYLDVSKQQFLACTGRLVKFILGSGAVLKLFKQIPFVLGGVLRNGINNALLFSLFDLFSAEFFVKYKKRYTPQFSLVFLNSIAHLQHHRWDKDKLSKDSIFGLRAIDRVLGMIFAAREKDEAIIVMNALTQRNIVGEKPCVCYRQINPQHFLSAVGIQFRSVEQLMTNDAHVFFHSEAERDAAARALEAATLCGKPLFHVEKSSQDPNKLFYLVDFWDELDGEKLISVNDIEIKYFEHFEAIVARTGAHIRTGNVYYEGMELPDQLYNHEMAERILNYFSVAQASVRDHVEALTDAV, encoded by the coding sequence ATGAATACCCAGTTGCCCTCCAAGCGCCTGACATTGATCGGGCTTAACGAGTTTTCGGTGGACTTGCTCACCAGAGGTGCGAAGGAGCTGCAGCTAAAGAACATCGACCGCCTACTGTCGATGCGATCGGCAACAACAACGACCGATGACATGGTGGAGCACAGAGGGCTCGATCCGTGGGTGCAATGGGTTTCCGTTCACACCGGCGTACCCTCATCGGTGCATGGGATTATTCACCTTGGCGATACGCCCTCGGCGCTGTCGGTAAGCCAGGTCTGGGAGACTCTGAGCGATGCGGGTATCAGCTCCGGTATCTGGGGCGCCATGAACGCCACACGCGAGGGTGCGAGGCACTGCGATTTTTTCCTGCCGGATCCGTGGACGTTTTCGGAAGTGGCCTATCCCGACGAGCTGAACGACTTGCTCTCGCTGCCCCGCTACTACTCGAAAAATTACCTCGACGTATCCAAGCAGCAATTCCTCGCCTGCACAGGTCGTCTGGTCAAATTCATTCTCGGCTCCGGCGCCGTGCTGAAACTCTTCAAGCAGATTCCATTCGTGCTTGGCGGAGTACTTCGCAATGGCATAAACAATGCGCTCTTGTTTTCGCTGTTCGACCTGTTTTCCGCTGAGTTCTTCGTAAAATATAAAAAGCGCTACACGCCGCAATTCTCTTTGGTCTTTCTCAATAGCATCGCCCATTTGCAACACCATCGATGGGACAAGGACAAATTGTCGAAGGACTCGATTTTCGGCCTTCGAGCCATCGATCGCGTGCTCGGGATGATCTTTGCAGCCCGAGAGAAAGACGAAGCTATCATCGTCATGAACGCACTGACGCAACGGAATATCGTTGGCGAAAAACCCTGCGTTTGCTATCGACAGATCAATCCGCAGCACTTCCTTTCCGCAGTCGGTATCCAGTTTCGCAGCGTAGAGCAGTTGATGACGAACGACGCTCACGTGTTTTTCCACTCCGAAGCGGAGCGTGATGCAGCCGCTCGTGCACTCGAAGCAGCGACGTTATGCGGCAAGCCGCTTTTCCACGTAGAAAAAAGCAGTCAGGATCCAAACAAGCTTTTTTACTTGGTCGATTTCTGGGATGAACTTGACGGCGAGAAGCTCATCTCCGTCAACGATATCGAGATCAAGTATTTCGAACATTTCGAGGCCATCGTGGCCCGCACTGGCGCACATATTCGCACGGGCAACGTCTACTACGAAGGCATGGAACTACCAGATCAACTCTACAATCACGAGATGGCCGAGAGAATTCTGAACTATTTTTCGGTTGCTCAGGCATCGGTCCGCGATCATGTCGAGGCATTGACCGACGCGGTCTAA
- a CDS encoding glycosyltransferase family 2 protein: MLAGKRVAVVMPAYNAAKTLSQTVAEIPREIVDDIILTDDASRDDTVEVAKSLGLHTLRHEANRGYGGNQKTCYAAALERGADIVIMLHPDYQYSPRLVAAMASMIASGHYEVVLASRILGKGALAGGMPMYKYIANRMLTFVENVLLGQKLSEYHTGYRAWSKTVLERLPLLSCSDDFVFDNQMIAQAVHFGFPIGEISCPTKYFDEASSINFRRSVTYGFGVLGTALQYRLNKMKLAKSDLFADLDGRRVVSRVAPPAN; encoded by the coding sequence ATGCTGGCCGGTAAGCGAGTAGCTGTGGTAATGCCTGCATACAATGCGGCAAAGACGCTGTCTCAAACGGTGGCAGAAATTCCGCGTGAAATCGTCGACGACATTATCCTGACCGACGATGCAAGCCGGGACGATACGGTCGAGGTCGCAAAATCTCTCGGGCTGCACACGTTGCGGCACGAAGCCAATCGCGGGTACGGCGGTAATCAGAAGACGTGCTACGCGGCAGCGCTGGAACGCGGCGCCGACATCGTGATCATGCTCCACCCCGACTACCAGTATTCTCCGCGTCTGGTGGCCGCCATGGCCTCCATGATCGCTTCTGGACATTATGAAGTGGTGCTGGCGTCCCGAATTCTCGGCAAGGGAGCACTGGCCGGCGGAATGCCGATGTACAAATACATCGCCAACCGAATGCTTACGTTTGTCGAAAATGTTTTGCTGGGGCAGAAATTGAGCGAATACCACACCGGGTATCGCGCATGGAGCAAAACGGTTCTGGAAAGGCTACCGTTGCTATCGTGCTCGGACGATTTTGTATTCGACAATCAGATGATCGCGCAGGCTGTCCATTTCGGTTTTCCGATTGGTGAAATCTCCTGTCCGACCAAGTATTTCGATGAGGCTTCATCGATCAATTTTCGCCGCAGCGTTACGTATGGTTTTGGCGTGCTTGGGACCGCCCTGCAGTATCGGCTAAACAAGATGAAGCTTGCCAAGTCGGATCTCTTTGCGGACCTTGATGGAAGGCGCGTCGTTTCCCGCGTTGCGCCTCCTGCGAACTGA
- a CDS encoding FAD-binding protein, translating into MSKILVIAEHLDGKLNPSTARAVSAAAAVKPDAIDVLVLSDKADAIAAEAAKIDGVSRVLTVARAENAHPLAAVLAPQIAKAASGYSHVFVPSTTFGKDVAPRVAALLGVAQVSDVMSVEDSHTFKRPIYAGNAIITVEADAAHAIVATIRTASWPAAASGANAAPVEPLSLDVALPTHTRFVELKQGKSDRPDLQSANKVVSGGRGVGSKENFEIIYKFADKIGAAVGASRAAVDAGYVPNELQVGQTGKIIAPELYMAIGISGAIQHLTGIKDAGTIVAINKDGEAPIFEVADIGLVGDLFKIIPELEQALG; encoded by the coding sequence CCGACGCCATCGACGTACTCGTGCTTAGCGACAAGGCGGATGCCATTGCCGCCGAAGCCGCGAAGATCGATGGCGTAAGCCGCGTACTCACGGTCGCGCGCGCTGAAAATGCGCATCCGCTCGCCGCCGTGCTCGCTCCGCAAATTGCGAAGGCGGCAAGCGGCTATAGCCACGTATTCGTGCCTTCCACCACGTTCGGAAAAGATGTCGCTCCGCGCGTCGCCGCCCTGCTCGGCGTGGCTCAAGTCAGCGACGTAATGAGCGTGGAAGACAGCCACACGTTCAAGCGCCCCATCTACGCTGGCAACGCCATCATCACCGTGGAAGCCGACGCTGCGCATGCGATCGTCGCCACCATCCGCACCGCATCCTGGCCCGCCGCCGCCAGCGGCGCGAACGCTGCTCCCGTGGAACCGCTGAGCCTGGACGTCGCACTACCGACCCACACACGCTTCGTGGAACTGAAGCAAGGTAAGAGCGATCGCCCCGATCTGCAAAGCGCCAACAAGGTGGTTTCCGGCGGTCGCGGCGTCGGCTCGAAAGAAAACTTCGAGATCATCTACAAATTCGCCGACAAGATCGGCGCAGCCGTGGGCGCATCGCGTGCCGCCGTCGATGCGGGTTATGTTCCCAACGAACTGCAAGTAGGCCAGACCGGCAAGATCATCGCGCCGGAACTGTATATGGCCATCGGTATTTCTGGCGCCATCCAGCATCTGACGGGTATCAAAGATGCCGGCACCATCGTTGCTATCAACAAAGATGGCGAAGCGCCTATTTTCGAGGTGGCGGATATCGGTTTGGTGGGTGATCTGTTCAAGATCATCCCGGAGCTTGAGCAGGCCCTAGGCTAA
- a CDS encoding glycosyltransferase, translating to MNWGKCMNNSVDGAEPKIAVVIPCYRVGKLVLDLIPRIGSEVGWIFIVDDACPVNTGDLVLAECKDSRVHVIKHAQNQGVGGATITGYKAAAQTAAIAVVKLDGDGQMDPALIGRLSRPIVAGRSDYVKGNRFHRIRDVSSMPWVRLFGNAGLSFLTKLSSGYWQLFDPTNGFTAIHRDVLQELELDNIAKRYFFESDMLYNLNQVRAVVTEMPMWAVYGDEPSSLNPAKVMLPFLKGNLRNFGRRLVYSYFIRNFSLASLELLFSIPLILFSIFYGGWHWVEGRISGLPTVPGIVMTAALPLIIGVQLFLSWLNYDVANQPTQPIHPFINEGDDV from the coding sequence GTGAATTGGGGCAAATGCATGAATAATTCAGTGGATGGAGCGGAACCGAAAATTGCGGTCGTCATTCCGTGCTACCGCGTAGGTAAGCTGGTGCTCGATTTGATACCGCGCATTGGCTCCGAAGTCGGCTGGATTTTTATTGTGGACGATGCCTGCCCGGTCAATACGGGCGACTTGGTACTTGCCGAGTGTAAGGATTCGCGCGTTCACGTCATCAAGCATGCGCAGAACCAGGGCGTTGGCGGTGCCACCATCACGGGGTATAAGGCGGCGGCGCAGACCGCCGCGATCGCGGTGGTAAAGCTCGATGGAGATGGTCAAATGGATCCCGCATTGATCGGAAGGCTATCGCGCCCGATCGTCGCCGGGCGATCCGACTATGTGAAAGGCAATCGTTTTCATCGCATTCGCGACGTATCTTCGATGCCATGGGTACGCCTGTTCGGTAATGCTGGATTGTCGTTCCTTACCAAGCTATCCAGTGGCTATTGGCAACTCTTCGATCCTACCAACGGATTTACCGCGATCCATCGCGATGTCCTGCAGGAGCTCGAACTCGACAACATCGCAAAGCGATATTTCTTCGAGTCCGACATGCTCTACAACCTCAATCAGGTGCGTGCCGTGGTAACGGAAATGCCCATGTGGGCCGTTTATGGCGACGAGCCTTCCAGCTTGAATCCGGCCAAGGTAATGCTGCCGTTTTTGAAGGGAAATCTTAGAAATTTTGGCCGGCGCCTGGTGTATAGCTACTTCATTAGAAATTTTTCGCTGGCTTCCCTTGAGTTGCTCTTCTCCATTCCTCTGATCCTGTTTTCGATTTTCTACGGAGGCTGGCATTGGGTGGAGGGGCGTATTAGCGGTCTTCCCACTGTGCCGGGCATTGTTATGACAGCGGCATTGCCATTGATCATCGGCGTGCAATTGTTCTTGTCGTGGCTCAACTACGATGTCGCCAATCAACCGACGCAGCCGATCCATCCCTTTATCAACGAAGGTGATGACGTATGA
- a CDS encoding EamA family transporter, translated as MDFTRLVQVLLSVCGISLGQMLLKMAALNLKNPDAIGIWLAGYCINIYLIAGVLLLGVSTLLWIWVLRTISLSVAYPFMALAFIVVPLLGHFLLHEPIGWRNLAGGLLIVIGVVVVSA; from the coding sequence ATGGATTTCACCCGCTTGGTGCAGGTATTGCTGTCGGTGTGCGGCATTTCCCTTGGGCAAATGCTGTTGAAAATGGCGGCCTTGAACTTGAAAAATCCCGATGCCATCGGCATCTGGTTGGCCGGCTATTGCATCAATATCTATCTGATCGCGGGCGTTCTACTGCTCGGCGTATCGACCCTGTTGTGGATTTGGGTCTTGCGTACGATTTCGCTCAGCGTTGCGTACCCATTTATGGCGTTGGCCTTCATTGTCGTTCCACTGCTCGGGCATTTTCTGCTGCATGAACCCATCGGCTGGCGCAATCTCGCGGGCGGCTTGCTTATCGTCATCGGCGTGGTCGTCGTTTCCGCCTGA